One Owenweeksia hongkongensis DSM 17368 genomic region harbors:
- a CDS encoding glycosyltransferase, which yields MKSLQTSARISQFSFYLFCSFPLLIDLHLKGAVAITFLILQLFVLTQKKANSYSSGMWLPAVLTLPFLFYVLSLTYSDDVATGYKYVERTVLLIMLPWLLYLNRGTISAFSFRNTLRFFVLITTLLTIYSLGSLFWRGTFQNAYSAGDAYYWIRTELELVSGLHPTYFSLILALGLFTTLHEIKQKTLASKKIIWSYLVVIVLLFGLLVASSKMILMSTFIGAIIIYSEGLSLKAIALRFGLIASVILVFTITVRPLRERVETLYYAATESGVEQNNPDSLRKGIYKSTYEAISENIWFGTGIGDYQNALSEKYKKYGYTVARDRVFNTHNQYLQIWLSVGVLPLFLFVLSIVAQFFVAYVSKNYLHIAFVVMMSLSFLTENILARQDGIFFYSFFSVFFCLAAWSGFKGRIFINGRFRSQAMSGVQRFADEVSQYLLNPEKNFTLIVSTKSENSPSQTSVSWFGSHGVIWEQVVLPIYLRLLGSPLLLNFCNSAPLLYKNQIVTIHDLAFVKSPSWFAERFVKWYSYLIPKIVKRSRHILTVSDFSKTEIVKELNIPKEKISVCYNGVPSFLKEKSVEPNHIDGDYVLTVGSISERKNQAVILKAFLEKDDSNLKLVVAGGVNEEVFGSQQGLLDKVKEAPNIIFIEHPTDDQLEALYKHSVFTIYLPHYEGFGLPVLESLACGTPVLVSDIAVFRELFSPYVEFHNTDNNTHIRGKILDLYSASLDWKKRLPGVEVLEEQYSYKKSAEKIEGLAQRLMVSIKNEK from the coding sequence GTGAAAAGTCTACAAACTAGCGCTCGTATTAGTCAGTTTTCGTTTTATCTATTTTGCTCTTTCCCACTGCTTATTGATCTTCATCTTAAAGGCGCAGTGGCCATCACATTTCTGATTTTACAACTTTTTGTACTTACTCAAAAAAAAGCCAACTCCTATTCTTCTGGGATGTGGTTACCTGCGGTGCTTACTCTTCCATTTCTGTTTTATGTATTAAGTCTTACCTATAGTGATGATGTTGCTACTGGGTATAAATATGTAGAGCGCACAGTACTGCTAATTATGTTGCCTTGGCTGCTCTATTTAAACAGAGGGACCATATCAGCTTTTTCCTTTCGCAATACGCTGAGGTTTTTTGTTTTAATTACTACACTGCTCACAATTTATAGCCTTGGCAGTCTCTTTTGGCGAGGTACTTTTCAAAATGCCTATAGCGCTGGTGATGCGTACTATTGGATTAGGACAGAACTTGAGTTAGTAAGCGGTTTACATCCAACTTATTTTTCACTGATTTTAGCTTTGGGTTTGTTTACCACTTTGCATGAAATAAAGCAGAAAACTCTTGCTTCAAAAAAAATCATTTGGAGCTACTTAGTGGTGATTGTGCTTCTTTTCGGTCTATTAGTGGCTTCATCCAAAATGATTTTGATGAGCACATTCATTGGTGCAATAATAATCTATAGCGAGGGTCTTAGTCTAAAGGCTATTGCCTTGCGCTTCGGTCTGATAGCCTCGGTGATTTTAGTTTTTACAATTACAGTAAGGCCGTTGCGTGAAAGGGTAGAGACACTATATTACGCAGCTACCGAGTCTGGGGTAGAGCAAAATAATCCGGATAGCTTAAGAAAGGGTATTTATAAAAGTACCTATGAAGCCATATCAGAAAATATATGGTTTGGGACTGGAATTGGAGATTATCAAAATGCTTTGAGTGAAAAGTATAAAAAGTATGGGTATACAGTGGCCCGAGACAGGGTTTTTAATACTCATAACCAGTATCTCCAAATATGGCTTTCTGTGGGTGTTTTACCTTTATTTCTGTTTGTTCTTTCCATTGTTGCTCAGTTTTTTGTGGCTTATGTCTCCAAAAATTATTTGCACATAGCCTTTGTGGTAATGATGTCGCTAAGCTTTTTGACCGAAAATATTCTGGCTCGCCAAGACGGTATTTTTTTCTACTCTTTTTTTAGTGTGTTTTTCTGCCTGGCGGCTTGGTCTGGTTTTAAAGGAAGGATTTTTATCAATGGCCGTTTTCGAAGTCAAGCAATGTCAGGTGTTCAGCGCTTTGCTGATGAGGTGAGCCAATATTTGCTCAATCCAGAAAAGAACTTTACCCTTATAGTTTCAACCAAATCGGAGAATAGCCCAAGTCAAACCTCGGTGTCCTGGTTTGGGAGTCATGGAGTGATATGGGAGCAAGTTGTATTACCAATTTACCTTAGGTTGTTGGGGTCTCCATTATTATTGAATTTTTGCAATAGCGCACCTTTACTTTACAAAAATCAAATTGTGACAATACATGATTTAGCTTTTGTCAAAAGCCCATCATGGTTTGCAGAGCGATTTGTAAAGTGGTATTCGTATTTGATTCCTAAGATTGTAAAAAGAAGTAGACATATCCTTACGGTAAGTGATTTTTCCAAAACCGAAATTGTTAAAGAGCTTAATATCCCAAAAGAAAAAATAAGTGTTTGCTATAACGGGGTGCCTTCATTCTTAAAAGAAAAAAGTGTGGAGCCTAATCACATTGACGGAGATTACGTACTTACCGTAGGTTCTATCTCGGAAAGAAAGAACCAAGCCGTGATTTTAAAAGCCTTTCTTGAGAAGGATGATAGCAATCTTAAGTTGGTGGTTGCAGGAGGTGTTAATGAGGAGGTATTTGGCAGTCAACAAGGTCTGCTTGATAAAGTTAAGGAAGCTCCTAATATCATATTTATAGAACACCCTACAGATGATCAGCTAGAAGCATTGTACAAGCACTCGGTTTTTACTATTTATCTTCCGCATTATGAAGGGTTTGGTTTACCGGTATTGGAGTCTTTGGCATGTGGTACGCCTGTGCTTGTTTCTGATATTGCGGTCTTTAGAGAGTTGTTTTCGCCTTACGTGGAATTTCACAATACCGATAATAATACTCATATTCGCGGCAAAATTTTGGACTTATATTCTGCTTCCTTAGATTGGAAAAAACGCCTGCCGGGTGTTGAGGTTTTGGAAGAGCAATACTCTTATAAGAAGTCAGCTGAAAAAATTGAAGGGTTGGCGCAGCGCCTAATGGTCAGTATAAAAAACGAGAAATGA
- a CDS encoding glycosyltransferase, which yields MIRTTLETASNISSFTQSNPLTRSLVISKEGSLRAVEKLDSKVQAKPIAIVHEWLSTKAGSEKVTESFINLLQNVEVYSTVDFMSKRDRKAMMGDRVPKTTFIQKLPFARRHFRYYLPIFPFAIRSHKLADHSLILSSSHAFAHGVKSRPGQVHISYSHTPMRYIWDMQELYLESNNINKGPLALASRLLTYLLRKWDARVSRNVDYYISNSGFTAQRIKDFYGRDAHVIYPPVEVEKYEVEDEKEDFYVTASRLVCYKKVEMVVEAFNKMPDKKLVVIGDGKRKELIEKIAGPNIKILSHLKFDEFHWYMRKAKAFVFAGKEDFGITLVEAQACGTPVIAFGEGGAAEIVKDGETGLLFKEQTPESLIDSVNEFEITHNGKFSSTAIRKNSERFSLDRFNKEVLAFINSCVSEKSTN from the coding sequence TTGATACGAACCACACTGGAAACAGCGAGCAACATCTCATCATTTACCCAGTCAAATCCTTTGACAAGATCCTTGGTTATTTCCAAGGAAGGTTCATTACGAGCAGTTGAAAAATTAGACAGCAAGGTACAGGCAAAGCCAATTGCTATTGTACATGAGTGGCTGAGCACTAAAGCTGGTTCAGAAAAAGTTACCGAATCATTTATCAATTTGCTTCAAAACGTAGAAGTATATTCTACAGTGGACTTTATGTCTAAGCGCGATCGCAAAGCGATGATGGGTGATAGAGTTCCTAAAACAACATTCATTCAAAAGTTGCCTTTTGCCCGTAGGCATTTCAGATACTACTTGCCCATATTTCCTTTCGCAATTCGCTCTCATAAGTTAGCTGATCATTCTCTAATATTGTCAAGTTCTCATGCTTTTGCACATGGTGTAAAGTCGCGTCCTGGGCAGGTTCATATTTCTTATAGTCATACTCCCATGAGGTATATTTGGGATATGCAGGAGCTTTACTTGGAGTCTAATAATATCAATAAAGGCCCTTTAGCTTTGGCCAGCAGGCTGCTTACATACTTGCTTAGAAAGTGGGATGCACGGGTGTCTAGAAACGTTGATTACTATATTTCAAACTCTGGCTTTACGGCTCAGCGCATAAAAGATTTTTACGGAAGAGATGCCCATGTTATATATCCACCGGTAGAGGTAGAGAAGTATGAGGTGGAGGATGAAAAAGAAGATTTTTATGTGACTGCCTCTAGACTGGTATGTTATAAAAAAGTGGAGATGGTGGTAGAGGCATTCAATAAAATGCCGGATAAAAAGCTTGTAGTGATCGGAGATGGCAAGAGAAAGGAGTTAATCGAGAAAATTGCTGGACCAAACATTAAAATTCTATCTCACCTTAAATTTGATGAGTTTCACTGGTATATGCGCAAGGCTAAGGCCTTCGTGTTTGCTGGAAAAGAAGACTTTGGAATTACACTTGTAGAAGCCCAAGCTTGCGGTACTCCCGTAATTGCATTTGGCGAAGGTGGAGCTGCAGAAATTGTAAAAGACGGAGAAACTGGCTTGCTGTTTAAAGAGCAAACTCCTGAGTCTTTGATCGATTCTGTCAACGAGTTTGAGATTACACATAATGGTAAATTTTCGAGTACCGCTATCCGTAAAAATTCTGAGCGCTTTAGTTTGGATAGGTTTAATAAGGAGGTGCTAGCCTTCATCAATAGTTGTGTTAGTGAAAAGTCTACAAACTAG
- a CDS encoding sulfotransferase family 2 domain-containing protein yields MVELIFLHLPKTGGSSILEVLKYVYGEEHVRHFERDECLELNKRGLKISEVIAPEVKVIHGHIRYREVKDIVKKDKPKLVTFLREPVARVVSNYNWWKFDVKSNPDHPAYGRRDESLELYVSRKETQNKMSYFLRGSKLKSYYFIGLLESFDRDIQKLAEVLNWPDVPSFHEKNSKHFSSSKPKLIEEKLRKKISRLNHKDSSLYNRVLRSKTAK; encoded by the coding sequence ATGGTAGAGCTTATATTTCTTCACCTTCCCAAAACAGGTGGGTCTTCCATTTTGGAGGTGCTTAAATACGTGTATGGTGAAGAGCATGTGCGACATTTTGAACGTGACGAATGTTTGGAGCTCAATAAACGTGGTCTGAAGATTTCGGAAGTGATAGCGCCAGAAGTAAAGGTCATTCATGGGCACATACGCTACCGGGAGGTAAAAGACATTGTAAAAAAAGATAAGCCAAAGCTTGTTACCTTTTTAAGAGAACCAGTTGCACGTGTTGTTTCAAATTATAATTGGTGGAAGTTTGATGTAAAATCAAACCCTGATCATCCAGCTTATGGCAGGAGGGATGAAAGTTTAGAACTTTACGTAAGTAGAAAAGAAACTCAGAATAAGATGAGCTACTTTTTGCGTGGATCTAAATTGAAAAGCTACTACTTTATAGGGCTGCTTGAGTCTTTTGATAGGGATATTCAAAAGCTTGCGGAAGTATTAAACTGGCCTGATGTACCGAGCTTTCATGAAAAAAACAGCAAACACTTTTCAAGCTCAAAACCAAAGCTGATTGAAGAGAAGTTACGAAAGAAGATCAGCAGACTCAATCACAAGGATTCTTCCTTATACAATCGGGTATTACGTTCTAAAACAGCCAAGTAA
- a CDS encoding NAD(P)-dependent oxidoreductase, with amino-acid sequence MKVLANDGISAAGQKRLEEAGFEVDTTTVAQEQLGKYIKENNVSALLVRSATKVRQDLMDELNGQLKLIGRGGVGMDNIDVEYARGKGIHVINTPAASSRSVAELVFAHLFGMVRYLFDSNQKMPLEGDTQFKVLKKNYAAGIELKGKTIGIIGFGRIGREVARMAYGLGMNITVHDHNTEAVELEIPFADGQSLKTKIQPTDLKTVLNTSDFVTVHVSGAGKTVIGKKEIAMMKDQAGIVNTARGGVVNEVDLIAALEEGKLRYAALDVFENEPTPAMQVLMSPYTSLTPHIGAATLEAQDRIGEELADQIISLLK; translated from the coding sequence ATGAAAGTACTTGCAAACGATGGTATTTCAGCTGCTGGACAAAAGAGACTGGAAGAAGCCGGATTTGAAGTAGACACTACTACCGTTGCTCAAGAGCAATTGGGTAAATACATTAAGGAAAACAACGTGAGCGCTCTTTTGGTGCGTTCTGCTACCAAAGTTCGTCAGGATTTGATGGACGAACTTAATGGCCAGCTAAAGCTTATTGGCCGTGGTGGTGTAGGTATGGATAATATTGATGTGGAATATGCTCGCGGAAAAGGCATTCATGTAATCAATACTCCTGCAGCAAGTAGCCGCTCGGTAGCCGAGTTGGTGTTTGCTCACCTTTTCGGAATGGTGCGTTACCTTTTTGATTCTAATCAAAAAATGCCACTTGAAGGCGATACACAGTTTAAGGTATTGAAGAAAAACTATGCTGCGGGTATTGAGCTTAAAGGCAAGACTATCGGTATCATTGGTTTTGGTAGAATTGGTAGAGAAGTAGCTCGTATGGCTTACGGTCTTGGGATGAACATTACGGTGCATGACCATAACACTGAGGCTGTAGAATTGGAAATTCCATTTGCTGATGGACAAAGTCTTAAAACTAAAATTCAGCCAACGGATTTGAAAACCGTTTTGAATACTTCTGATTTTGTGACGGTTCACGTTTCTGGAGCTGGCAAAACTGTGATTGGCAAAAAAGAAATTGCCATGATGAAAGATCAGGCGGGTATTGTGAACACAGCTCGTGGTGGTGTGGTGAATGAAGTGGATCTAATCGCAGCACTAGAAGAAGGTAAACTTCGTTACGCAGCTTTGGATGTATTCGAAAATGAGCCAACTCCGGCCATGCAAGTTTTGATGAGCCCTTACACTTCGCTTACTCCACATATTGGTGCTGCCACTTTGGAAGCGCAAGATAGAATTGGTGAAGAACTAGCTGATCAGATTATTTCTCTTTTGAAGTAA
- the serC gene encoding 3-phosphoserine/phosphohydroxythreonine transaminase yields MKAHNFSAGPCILPPEVLRQASEAVINFDGLNLSLLEISHRSKNFVAVVEKTQALIKDLLDVPAGYSVLFVQGGASLEFVMVALNLMKKDGGKAAYTDTGAWAGKAIEEAKRQGEVVVVGSSKDKNYNFIPKGYEVPVGMDYFHCTSNNTIYGTQMKEFPKVDTLMVCDMSSDIMSRKVNVADFDLIYAGAQKNMGPAGATIVIVKDEILGKTGRDIPAYLNYKTHISKESMFNTPPVFSIYVMMLTMQWLKDNGGVEWIEEVNRQKAELIYNEIDRNPLFKGTAEVEDRSTMNACFLLNDESHTETFNEMWKAAGVSGINGHRSVGGYRASMYNALPLESVQVLVDVMKELEKKVG; encoded by the coding sequence ATGAAAGCACATAATTTTTCAGCAGGGCCATGTATTCTTCCGCCCGAAGTATTGCGTCAGGCATCAGAAGCAGTAATTAACTTTGATGGACTAAACTTATCATTGTTGGAAATCAGTCACCGAAGTAAAAATTTTGTGGCCGTAGTTGAAAAAACTCAAGCACTTATCAAAGATTTGCTTGATGTGCCTGCTGGGTATTCTGTACTGTTTGTACAGGGTGGTGCAAGCCTTGAGTTTGTGATGGTAGCCTTAAACCTTATGAAAAAAGATGGTGGAAAAGCTGCTTATACCGATACTGGTGCTTGGGCAGGAAAAGCCATTGAAGAAGCAAAACGCCAAGGTGAAGTTGTGGTGGTAGGTTCTTCTAAAGACAAGAACTACAACTTTATACCAAAAGGATATGAGGTGCCTGTCGGAATGGATTATTTTCACTGTACTTCAAACAATACTATTTATGGAACTCAAATGAAAGAGTTTCCAAAAGTGGACACGCTGATGGTATGCGATATGTCTTCTGACATTATGAGCCGCAAGGTAAATGTTGCAGATTTTGACCTTATTTACGCTGGAGCGCAGAAGAATATGGGGCCTGCAGGAGCTACTATAGTTATTGTAAAAGATGAAATTTTGGGTAAAACGGGACGTGATATTCCTGCTTACTTAAACTATAAGACTCACATTTCTAAAGAGTCAATGTTTAATACTCCACCAGTATTTTCAATCTATGTGATGATGCTTACCATGCAGTGGCTAAAAGACAATGGTGGTGTAGAATGGATTGAAGAAGTGAACCGTCAGAAAGCGGAATTGATTTATAATGAAATTGACCGTAACCCACTATTTAAGGGAACTGCTGAGGTAGAAGATCGTTCTACTATGAATGCATGTTTCTTGCTAAATGATGAGTCGCATACTGAAACATTTAATGAAATGTGGAAAGCTGCTGGCGTTAGCGGAATCAACGGTCACCGTAGTGTGGGTGGTTACAGGGCAAGTATGTACAATGCGCTTCCGCTGGAAAGCGTACAGGTACTTGTAGATGTAATGAAGGAATTGGAAAAGAAAGTAGGATAA
- a CDS encoding 4Fe-4S binding protein: MAIKITDECINCGACEPECPNNAIYEGAQEWRFSEGTDLKGKVVTKSGGTYDADEAQEPVDYDVYFIVTDKCTECIGFHEEPQCAEVCPVDCCVPDEDNEESDDELMAKKEFLHVS, encoded by the coding sequence ATGGCTATTAAGATAACTGACGAATGTATTAATTGTGGAGCCTGCGAACCAGAGTGCCCCAATAATGCAATATATGAAGGTGCACAGGAGTGGCGCTTTAGCGAAGGCACTGACCTTAAAGGTAAAGTGGTGACCAAAAGTGGTGGTACTTATGACGCTGATGAAGCTCAGGAACCAGTGGATTATGATGTGTATTTTATTGTGACCGATAAGTGTACTGAGTGTATTGGTTTTCACGAAGAGCCTCAGTGTGCTGAGGTTTGCCCTGTAGATTGCTGTGTGCCTGATGAAGATAATGAGGAGAGCGATGATGAATTGATGGCCAAAAAGGAATTTTTGCACGTATCCTAA
- a CDS encoding acyl-CoA reductase yields MLDIAARISAFETLGRFISQYQDERPDEDLKKINAYFLEGFRHTITEAGIYNNWFTKDNVEFALQQWSNALTQDNLEAWVGRYPKEAFEPKTQKTIAIIMAGNIPLVGFHDFLTVLLTGNKVLAKPSTDDDKLLPFLAQILVAIDKRFAEVINLASGQLKEFDAVIATGSDNSARYFDHYFGKYPNVIRKNRTSVAVLTGDETPEQLKELGWDVFRYFGLGCRNVSKLFLPEGYDINNIFKAFFDFSHVVDNKKYGNNYDYNRAIFMMEQHKFLENGFVILKENEALHAPAAVVYHETYSDLDSLNDKLDGLENQLQCIVSEDKEVNNAITMGEAQQPNLWDYADKVDTVSFLQSVQ; encoded by the coding sequence ATGTTGGATATAGCCGCACGTATTTCGGCATTTGAAACACTCGGGCGTTTTATCAGTCAGTATCAGGACGAAAGACCTGATGAGGATCTCAAAAAAATCAATGCTTACTTTTTGGAAGGCTTTCGCCACACCATTACCGAAGCGGGAATTTACAATAATTGGTTTACCAAGGATAATGTAGAGTTTGCACTTCAGCAATGGAGCAATGCGCTTACTCAAGATAATCTGGAAGCTTGGGTTGGCAGATACCCAAAAGAAGCTTTTGAGCCAAAAACTCAAAAAACTATCGCCATCATTATGGCAGGAAATATTCCATTGGTAGGCTTTCACGATTTTCTTACCGTTCTCCTTACGGGAAATAAAGTACTAGCCAAGCCAAGCACTGACGATGACAAATTGCTTCCGTTTCTTGCTCAAATTCTTGTAGCTATTGACAAGCGTTTTGCAGAAGTTATCAATTTAGCTTCAGGCCAACTGAAAGAATTTGACGCGGTGATTGCTACCGGCAGTGATAATTCTGCTCGCTATTTTGACCACTATTTTGGAAAATATCCAAATGTGATTCGCAAAAACAGAACCTCTGTAGCAGTGCTTACCGGAGATGAAACTCCAGAACAACTGAAAGAATTAGGCTGGGATGTGTTCCGCTATTTCGGTTTGGGCTGCCGCAATGTTTCAAAGCTTTTTCTGCCGGAAGGCTATGATATCAACAATATTTTCAAGGCCTTCTTTGACTTTAGTCATGTGGTAGACAACAAAAAATATGGTAATAATTACGATTACAACCGTGCCATTTTTATGATGGAGCAGCATAAGTTTTTAGAAAATGGTTTTGTTATTCTGAAAGAAAATGAAGCGCTACATGCTCCTGCTGCGGTCGTGTATCACGAAACGTATTCTGATTTGGATAGTCTAAATGACAAGCTCGATGGGTTGGAGAATCAACTACAGTGCATTGTATCTGAAGATAAAGAAGTGAACAATGCCATTACCATGGGAGAAGCACAGCAACCTAATCTTTGGGATTATGCTGACAAGGTAGATACCGTGAGCTTTTTACAAAGCGTTCAATAA
- a CDS encoding PASTA domain-containing protein, which yields MKLFRFIKSKTLWANVLLIIVACALIFWGVNSWLSSYTRHGDNIVVPNLSRMDYDEAVTALEQRELVAEIMDTSEFDPEFPRGSIINQYPEDGATVKKGRPIRLTINPLKARKIEIPQLIEKTKRRAIYDLESKGFKVGELTYVPYIGKDVVVDIKVNGQSVKEKEKFEKGTTIELVLGQGLGNELSPMPYLRHLALEEAKQLLLEASLNLGSVIYDEEIKDSSLIVVYNQRPAPSLEPSVRPGAEVDIWLTDDYTKIPNDSLQFLHPEIADSLNNAAAPTP from the coding sequence GTGAAATTATTTCGATTTATAAAATCTAAGACTCTTTGGGCTAACGTGCTTCTTATCATAGTTGCCTGCGCATTGATATTTTGGGGTGTGAATAGTTGGTTGAGCAGCTATACCCGCCATGGCGACAATATTGTAGTTCCCAACTTATCCAGAATGGATTATGATGAAGCCGTAACTGCTTTGGAGCAACGTGAACTTGTTGCCGAAATAATGGATACTTCAGAATTTGACCCGGAGTTTCCGCGTGGCAGCATTATCAATCAATATCCTGAGGATGGGGCAACTGTAAAAAAAGGCCGCCCTATAAGACTTACGATTAACCCACTCAAGGCTCGTAAAATTGAAATCCCTCAATTGATTGAAAAAACTAAGAGGCGTGCTATCTATGACTTGGAGTCAAAAGGTTTTAAAGTAGGCGAACTTACCTATGTACCTTACATCGGAAAAGATGTGGTAGTGGATATTAAGGTAAATGGCCAATCGGTAAAAGAAAAAGAGAAATTTGAAAAAGGCACAACTATAGAGTTGGTTTTAGGCCAGGGACTTGGAAACGAGCTTTCGCCAATGCCTTACTTAAGGCACCTTGCCTTAGAAGAAGCAAAGCAACTTTTGCTCGAGGCATCTCTTAATTTAGGTTCTGTGATTTATGATGAAGAAATAAAAGACAGCAGCCTAATAGTGGTATATAACCAACGCCCGGCACCTAGCCTGGAACCAAGTGTTCGCCCAGGTGCAGAAGTAGACATTTGGCTTACTGATGATTATACCAAAATCCCTAATGATTCGTTACAGTTTCTTCACCCAGAAATAGCAGATTCCTTAAATAATGCAGCAGCCCCTACTCCATAA
- a CDS encoding T9SS type A sorting domain-containing protein produces the protein MQQPLLHKIFILFIFLGSFSALAQPKDRLSGFSSRPTEENVAPSKKKTMALSLPVIDDFSYDSHQPNPNIWLDQNVYVNQTYCTSPITLGVATFDGLDKDGIAYDIGVFGTDTADILTSQPIDLSSPTDSVYLSFFWQAGGHGDLPENSDSLALYFYTPQASTWSSIWRISGVDTLTRFKQEMIPVPVAYHKADFQFRLISYGARAGAFDMWNIDYVRLDDSRTINDTLFNDVSFTQPYPPLIKTYDAMPWFHYASNVVNKPNENFFYRKNNNGATQSIQVCRYGIFLGPTLLDGNVTGLIDPNQGVFNAENVFNCAYNNFYPSPVPSNEFEITAFQSYDGSNEDPATETNDTIWRHQQFRNYYSYDDGSAEQAYLVDDNAGGFMLSRFGIAQADDLMGLYIYFLPSEFNIEDNQFTIVVYESDNEAPGNLIYESDTIYTPRFTSTNFLLPYPIKKDINSGVNVSGTVFVGIKQVKNTPIPIGFDMNSNLNVDKIFYGKPNDYYTSFIAGNLMIRPYFRYLPNDFDLPETTIGTVGVNVFPNPANQEITIESTEQNDNLQFVIYNISGQAVQSGSVNGTVQLNNQITSGIYLLQVIDASGKKAPYTQKLVIEK, from the coding sequence ATGCAGCAGCCCCTACTCCATAAAATTTTCATCCTATTCATTTTTCTTGGTTCTTTTAGTGCTTTGGCACAACCCAAGGATCGTCTTAGTGGTTTTTCTAGCCGACCTACAGAAGAAAATGTAGCTCCGTCAAAAAAGAAAACAATGGCACTTTCACTTCCGGTGATAGATGATTTTAGTTACGATAGCCACCAACCCAATCCCAATATTTGGCTGGACCAAAATGTGTACGTAAACCAAACGTACTGCACTTCACCTATAACCCTTGGGGTAGCTACTTTTGATGGATTAGATAAAGATGGTATTGCTTATGATATTGGTGTTTTTGGAACAGACACCGCAGACATTCTAACTTCACAGCCCATTGACCTTTCAAGCCCTACTGACTCAGTCTACCTATCCTTTTTCTGGCAAGCGGGTGGCCATGGAGACCTGCCTGAAAACTCGGATTCCTTAGCATTGTACTTCTATACCCCACAAGCTAGTACCTGGAGCAGCATATGGAGAATTAGTGGAGTGGACACGCTTACACGTTTCAAGCAAGAAATGATTCCCGTGCCAGTAGCTTATCACAAAGCAGATTTTCAGTTTAGGCTAATAAGCTATGGAGCGCGTGCTGGAGCCTTTGACATGTGGAATATTGATTATGTACGTTTGGACGATAGCCGAACCATCAATGACACATTGTTTAATGATGTAAGTTTTACTCAACCGTACCCTCCACTTATCAAAACATATGACGCCATGCCTTGGTTTCATTACGCTTCCAATGTGGTGAATAAGCCCAATGAAAATTTCTTTTACAGAAAAAACAACAATGGAGCAACGCAAAGTATTCAGGTTTGCAGATACGGCATTTTCTTAGGACCTACTTTATTGGATGGAAATGTAACAGGATTGATCGACCCCAACCAAGGAGTTTTTAATGCTGAGAACGTATTTAACTGCGCCTACAACAATTTCTACCCAAGCCCGGTGCCATCCAACGAGTTTGAAATTACAGCTTTTCAATCCTATGATGGTAGTAACGAAGATCCGGCCACAGAAACAAATGATACAATCTGGAGGCATCAGCAATTCAGAAACTACTATTCTTACGATGATGGTAGTGCTGAGCAAGCCTATTTGGTAGATGACAATGCAGGGGGCTTTATGCTTTCAAGATTTGGAATTGCCCAAGCAGATGACCTGATGGGTTTATACATATACTTCCTGCCCTCGGAGTTTAATATTGAGGATAATCAATTTACCATAGTAGTATATGAAAGCGACAACGAAGCGCCCGGGAACTTGATTTACGAAAGCGACACCATATACACCCCCCGTTTTACCAGTACTAACTTTCTTCTCCCTTACCCTATCAAGAAGGATATCAACTCTGGTGTAAACGTGAGCGGAACTGTATTTGTAGGAATCAAGCAAGTAAAAAACACACCTATTCCTATTGGTTTTGATATGAACAGCAACCTTAATGTGGACAAGATTTTTTATGGCAAACCCAATGATTATTACACCTCTTTTATTGCTGGAAACCTAATGATCCGTCCGTACTTCAGGTATTTGCCAAATGACTTTGACTTACCCGAAACCACTATTGGAACGGTTGGTGTGAATGTTTTTCCGAATCCGGCAAATCAAGAAATCACAATTGAAAGCACCGAGCAGAATGATAATTTACAATTTGTGATTTACAATATTTCTGGGCAAGCCGTTCAAAGCGGAAGCGTTAATGGCACGGTACAATTGAACAACCAAATAACTTCCGGAATATACCTTTTACAAGTGATTGATGCTTCCGGTAAAAAAGCTCCCTACACCCAAAAGTTGGTGATAGAAAAATAG